In the Arachis ipaensis cultivar K30076 chromosome B10, Araip1.1, whole genome shotgun sequence genome, one interval contains:
- the LOC110268448 gene encoding uncharacterized protein LOC110268448 — protein sequence MKVRGDQKDPRTVRRCKSLSKAWNFRLSTPAFVKKNYKENKELKRSVIIGIGHPPGDQNSLWFIRAFVDDGSQVQFNVPSGINQFGFYAIIGSDNGNVCLRISMGGLNSRLLVWNPLINKQRYAPDESIKHLAYAVSLYAYGFLEGTIEYKIIHVYKQNFSQRTLSWSLYTSFERESAQSGTFDANVPKI from the exons atgaaggttagaggagaccaAAAAG ACCCAAGGACAGTCAGAAGGTGCAAGAGCTTAAGTAAAGCTTGGAACTTTAGACTCTCCACACCAGCTTTTGTGAAGAAAAACTACAAAGAAAACAAGGAACTTAAAAGAAGTGTCATCATTGGGATAGGCCACCCTCCCGGTGATCAAAACTCTCTTTGGTTCATTCGAGCCTTTGTTGATGACGGCAGCCAGGTGCAGTTCAATGTCCCATCAGGCATCAACCAATTTGGTTTCTATGCTATAATCGGTTCTGATAATGGAAATGTTTGCTTGAGGATCTCAATGGGTGGCCTTAACTCCAGGTTACTCGTTTGGAATCCTCTGATAAACAAGCAGAGATACGCACCAGATGAATCTATCAAGCACCTTGCTTATGCTGTTTCACTATATGCATATGGCTTTCTTGAAGGCACGATTGAGTATAAAATTATTCACGTTTACAAGCAGAATTTCTCTCAAAGAACCCTTTCATGGTCTTTGTATACATCCTTTGAAAGGGAATCGGCTCAATCAGGGACCTTTGATGCTAATGTGCCAAAAATTTGA